DNA from Desulfarculus baarsii DSM 2075:
ATGGCGCGTGGCTGGCCTTGGAGGCCCAGACCATCTGCCTGCATGGCGATGGCCCCGCCGCCCTGGCCACGGCCAAGCTCCTGGGCCCGGCCCTGCGCCAGGCCGGCGTGGCCCTGCGGCCCCTGGCCGAGCTGGCCCGATGAACGGCCACGTCGCTTGCAAGCCCCAGGGCGAGGCCGCCGTCATGGCCTATCCACCCCGGACGCCCGATCTGCCAGCGCGCTTGCACGCCCTGGCCACGGGCCTGGCCGAACTGGCCCCGCCGGGCCTGATCGAGACCAGCCTGGGCCTGGCCAGCCTCCAGCTTTGCTTCGACCCCCAAACCACCGACCACCAAGCCATGGCTCGGGCCATCGAACAAGCCTGGGCCACCGCCAGCGTCGCGCCCCCGCCGCCCGGCCGTCTGCTGGACGTTCCGGTGGTCTACGGCGGCGAGCACGGCCCGGACCTGGCCTTCGTGGCCCAGCGCGCCGGCCTTTCGCCAACCCAGTTCATCGCCCGCCACTGCGCCCGGCCCCTGCCCTGTCGCTGCCTGGGCTTCACGCCCGGCTTTCCCTATTTGGAAGGCCTGGACCCGGACCTGGCCTGCCCCCGCCTGGACAGCCCCCGACCCGATCTGCCGCCGGGCGCGGTGGGCCTGGGCGGCGATCAGACCGGGCTCTACCCCCTGGGCGGGCCGGGCGGCTGGCGGATCATCGGCCGCACGCCGCTTTTGTTCTATCACCCCCGCCGCGATCCGCCCTGCCTGGTCGCCCCCGGCGACATGATCCGCTTCCGCCCCGTGGCCGATAGCCACTTCCCCGCCCCGCCAGCAGCCAGAAATCGCTGGAGCCAAGACGGCTTGGCGGCCCTGAGCGTCTTGCGCTCGGGCGGGCTCTGCCTGGTTCAGGACGCCGGGCGTTTCGGCCGAAGCCGCCTGGGCCTGCCCCAGAGCGGCGCGCTGGATCAACAAGCCCTGGCCGTGGCCAACGCCCTGGTCGGCAACGCCACCACCGACGCGGCCCTGGAGCTGACCCTGCTGGGCCCCAGATTCAAAGTCGTGCGGCCGCTGCTGGCGGCGGTCTGTGGGGCCGGCCCGAGCCCGCGCCTGGACGGCCAACCCCTGGCGATGTGGCGGGCTCATCTGCTTTTACCCGATCAAGAGCTGAGCTTTGGCCCGCCCAAGGGCGGCGCGCGGGCCGTGCTGGCCCTATCCGGCGGCGTGGCCGTCGAGCCCGAACTGGGCAGCCGCGCGGCCTATCCGCTGGGCCGCATCGGCGCGCCGTTGGCCGTTGGCGAGGTCGTGCGCGTGGGGCCGGGCGGCTGGCAGGGCCAAGGCGGGGCCTTGCCGCCGGAGCTTGTCCCCGCCGCCGCCGATGGGGCCATCACCCTGCGGGCGGTGGCCGGGCCCAACGAAGAGATGTTTCCCGCCACGGCCCTGGCCGTCTTGGCCCAAAGCGAGTTCACCCTGGACGAGCGGGCCGACCGCCGCGGCGCGCGTCTGCGCGGGCCGGCCATCAACGCCCGGCCCGAGTCGGCCGGCGCGGCCAAAAGCGAGCGCCGTCCGCCCCGGCGTGGTGCAGATCACCCCCGACGGCCAGGCGCTGGTGCTGCTGCGCGAACAAACCATGGGCGGGTATCCGAAAATCGCCACGATCATCGGCCCAGACCTGGATCTGCTGGGCCAGGCCCTGCCCGGCGCGCGCCTGCGCTTCCGGCTGATCGAACCCGCCGCGGCCGTGGCCGCCACCCGTCAACGTTTGCGTCAAACCCAAGAAATGATCGAGGCCCTGCATCCATGAAACCAGGCGAGACAATCCCCCTCGGCGGGCCGGTCAGTTTTCTGGTCGGCGAAAACAGCGGCCGTTTCCCGCGCGGTCACGGCTTGATCATCCAGTCGCGCGGGAGCGTGGCCATCATCGACACCGGCGCGGGCCAAGACGTGCTGGCCCCCTGGGCGGCCCAGGTCGATCTGGTGCTCAACAGCCACTCCCACGCCGATCACGCCGCGGGCAACTGGCTCTTTGCCGACCGCCAGATCCTCGTGCCGCGAAACTCCTTCGCCGACTCGGGCGACATGCGGCGGCTGAGCCTGCGTTACATGAAAACCGACCGCCAAGCCGCCGGCTGGCGCAAGCTGGCCCGCGAGGAAGTGGGCATGCGGCCCCAACGGCCCAGCGGCTTTTTTCGCCCGAACGAGGAAATCGCCATCGGCGGGGTGAGAGTCATCGCCCTGGACGCCCCCGGCCACACCGCCGATCACACCTGTTTTTATCTGCCCGAGCAGGGCCTGGTCTGGTCTGGCGACATCGACCTCAGCGGCTTTGGGCCCTGGTACGCCAACCCCGAAAGCGACATCGATCAGTTTCGCCGCGCGGTGCGCATGCTCATCGAGCTCGATCCCAAGATCATCGCCCCGGCCCACAATCCGCCGCTTGGCCAAAACGTCCGCCAGCGCCTGAGCGCCTATCTGGCAGTCATCGACCGCCGCCAGGAGGCGCTGGTCGAGCTGCTGCGCCAGCCCAAAACCTGGCCAATGATCGTCGACGCGGCGCTCATCTATGGCCAGGCGGCCATTGCCCAGCCGCTGTTTCGCTATTTTGAAAGCCAGATGATCGGCAAACACCTGGACGAGTTGCTGGCCCAGGGCGCGGTGGTCTGCCAGGAAGGCCTGTTCAGCGCCGTTTGAGCGGCCGACCGGCGGCGCGCACATCGTGGACGCCCAGACCGCCGCCGCTGAACTGGCCGACGATGATGTCGTGAAACTGGCGGCGCTGGGCCGGGTCCAAGAGCTCGCGCTCCTCGATGATGTGCTCGATGACCTGGCGCTCCAGCGCGGCTTGATCGGCCAAAATCTCGGCCACGGCCTGGTCGATGGCCGGCCGGTCGATGGGCTCGGCGAAAAGCAGCTCGGCCAGCAGCGCCCTCCGGCCGCGCAGCCCGGCCCTGATGGCCTCCACCCGGGGCAAAAACTCGCGGCGGATCGCCTCGACCTGGGCCCGTTGGGCCGGGCTGAGATCGTCGATCAAATCCAGATAGCCCCGAATCGGCCGGCCCGCGCGGCCCCGCCGCCACAGGGCCAATAGCCCCGCCGCCAGGGCCAAGACGCCCAGCGCCCCGGCCGCCCACCATATCGCCGTCATGCGTTAATCCTCCCCGCGCGCCTTCAGCCCTGGCCGAGCAGGCGCAAGTAGGCCCCGGCCATGAGTTGGGGCGGCAGGTCGGCCAGTTCGTCCAAAATGGCCGTCTTGGGCCGCGGGGCCAGCGGCC
Protein-coding regions in this window:
- a CDS encoding MBL fold metallo-hydrolase, which encodes MKPGETIPLGGPVSFLVGENSGRFPRGHGLIIQSRGSVAIIDTGAGQDVLAPWAAQVDLVLNSHSHADHAAGNWLFADRQILVPRNSFADSGDMRRLSLRYMKTDRQAAGWRKLAREEVGMRPQRPSGFFRPNEEIAIGGVRVIALDAPGHTADHTCFYLPEQGLVWSGDIDLSGFGPWYANPESDIDQFRRAVRMLIELDPKIIAPAHNPPLGQNVRQRLSAYLAVIDRRQEALVELLRQPKTWPMIVDAALIYGQAAIAQPLFRYFESQMIGKHLDELLAQGAVVCQEGLFSAV
- a CDS encoding Spy/CpxP family protein refolding chaperone — encoded protein: MTAIWWAAGALGVLALAAGLLALWRRGRAGRPIRGYLDLIDDLSPAQRAQVEAIRREFLPRVEAIRAGLRGRRALLAELLFAEPIDRPAIDQAVAEILADQAALERQVIEHIIEERELLDPAQRRQFHDIIVGQFSGGGLGVHDVRAAGRPLKRR